GCAACGCCAGCGTCGCGGGCAGGAGCACCTTCCAGGAGAGGCCGAGGATCTGGTCCACGCGCACCCGGACGAAGCTCCACCGCACCCAGGTGACCAGGAGGAAGATGAAGACCGCCTTCAGGAGGAACCAGACCGGGCCGGGCAACGCCGGGCCGAGCCAGCCGCCCAGAAACAAAAGGGCGCCCAGACACGAGACTGCAAACATGTGAGTGTACTCGGCGAGCTGGATGAGGGCGAACTTCATCCCGCTGTACTCCACGCGGAAGCCCGCGACCAGCTCGGACTCGGCCTCCAGGATGTCGAAGGGCACCCGGTTCTCCGACGCGATCGTGGCGACGACGAAGGCGAGGAAGGCGAGC
This region of Candidatus Rokuibacteriota bacterium genomic DNA includes:
- a CDS encoding NADH-quinone oxidoreductase subunit H, whose product is LAFLAFVVATIASENRVPFDILEAESELVAGFRVEYSGMKFALIQLAEYTHMFAVSCLGALLFLGGWLGPALPGPVWFLLKAVFIFLLVTWVRWSFVRVRVDQILGLSWKVLLPATLALLMATSVVVALGGGGA